CTATGACCATTCCTACCAAAAAAGAGGTCAAAGCAATGATCACCAAAGCGTTAAATCCTGCTTTATGTATATGATAAACTATCTCTTTGAGACGTATATCTTTCGGATTCCTAAGCACATGGAAAAGTGTATAAAACACATGCCCGAAGAATTCGATAAACTCTTTTGTATCTATGAGAAACTTGACAGTGTTTTTTCCCAATGTCTCAAGTAAATTGTCTTCTTTTGGTGGTTCGATAACTACATGGTCTTCTTTAAGAAGATCATACATCTCTTTTTGATTCTCCGTATAACCGACAACTTCTACACCAGTATGTTCTGAAAATTTTTTGAAATATTCTGTAAAAAGAAGTACACCCGCTGAATCAAATTCACTGACAGCAGATACATCCCAAGTTATCGGCTGTTCATAGGTAATTTGTTGTAAAAGAGGTTCTATCTCAGGTACGCTCAAGAGTGTCCACTTGCCTTTTGCTGTCAGCAGAAGTTGATTCTGATTCATTTCAATACTGAGATATTCGTTTACCATACGTCAATTATAGGTAAGATTCGATTAAGTTTAGATATAATAACAATTATAATTAAGAGAGTAGATTATGAAAGATTTTGGCTTAGATGTCTGGAGTGACAACAACTTTATCATTAAACATGATACGATCAATATAAATTACGGGCTTGAACCCTCACTTTATGAGATCACACAACAGATACGTAATCAAGGTTACAAGGGACCTCTGCTTCTTCGTTTCCCTCATATTATTAAAAAACAGATCTCTACACTTTTTGAGACCTTCAATGCAGCAAGAGAGACATTTGATTACCAGGGAACCTTCAATGCGGTCTTTCCTTTGAAAGTTAATCAGTTTCCAAACTTCGTTCATGCATTGATGGATGTTTCAAAAGAGTATAACTACGGTCTTGAAGCCGGAAGTAAAGCAGAACTTGTTATTGCGATGAGTAAGACCCCTCTTGGTGCACCGATCACGATCAATGGTTTTAAAGACAAAGAGATGATCTCTATGTGTTTTATCGCTGCAAAGATGGGACACAATATTACTATCACAATTGAGGGACTCGATGAACTTGAAAGTATCATCCAGGTCAACCAGGAGTTTAATGAAGAGTCTGACACCCCGATTTTACCTAAGATAGGTGTCCGTATCCGTCTGCACAGTTCAGGAATCGGTATCTGGGCAAAAAGCGGCGGATATAATTCCAAGTTCGGACTTACGTCGACTGAGCTGATAGAAGCCTATGAATTGCTCAAAAAACATAACTTGCTTGAACATCTCGGGATGATCCATTTTCATATCGGATCACAGATGGGTGATATCGCTCCGCTCAAAAAAGCGTTGCGTGAAGCAGGAAACATTTATGCAGAACTGAAAAAGCGCGGTGCGAATAACCTAAGTGCGATCAATATCGGTGGTGGTCTTGCAGTTGAGTATTCCCAACATGCACATGATAAAGAGCGTAACTACTCGCTGAGTGAATTTGCCAATGACGTTATATACCTCATGCAGGAGATCGCGAAAAATAAAAATGTACCGCAACCAGATATCTTTACAGAGTCAGGACGCTACATCGCTGCTTCTCACTCTGTACTTGTTGCACCTGTACTTGAACTTTTTTCTCAGGAGTATCATGAAAAATGTCTGAGACTTAAATCAGAGAATCCTCCTTTGATCGAAGAGTTAAATGATCTCTATAATACCATGAGCCGTACGAATGCCAGAGAGTATCTTCACGATGCACTGGATCATATGGAAAGCTTACTTACACTTTTTGATTTGGGGTATATCGACCTGGAGGATAGATCCAACACTGAAACGTTTGTAAACCTGATCGTGAAAAAGGCAATTGCGCTGCTCAGAAGTGAAAATACGGATGAACTAAAACAGCTGCAGGACCGTGTCCAGGAGAAGTATTTGGTGAATTTCTCTATTTTCCAGTCTCTGCCTGATTTTTGGGGGCTTGAACAGGAGTTTCCTATCATGCCGCTAACACATTTAAATAAAATACCGACCAATCCGGCAAGTATCTGGGATATTACCTGTGATAGTGACGGTGAAATAGAGTTTAACCGTGACTATCCACTCTATCTGCATGATATCGATCTGGATAAAGAAGAGTATTTCCTAGGATTCTTCCTTACAGGTGCATATCAGGAAGTGCTGGGAATGCAACATAACCTTTTCACCCATCCGACAGAGTGTATCATCAACTTTGATGAAACAGGAAATTATAAGATAGATGGGCTTATCGAAGCACAAAATCTTATGGATGTCCTTGATGATATGGATTATGATACCAGCCTGATTGATAAAACACTCAAACAGCATATTGAGCTTTCAGAACGACTCACTGCAGAAGAGAAACGTGAACTTTTGGGTAAACTTTATCTACATTTAAGTGAAAATAGCTATCTTAAGACCATACAAGCGATTGACGAGTTAATCTGATATTGCTGGACATAATCTAATTGTTTCTTAGTCATAATAGAATTAAAATTGCATAATCTATTATGATAAAAGAGATAATATAGGAGAAACTGTGAACCCATTTAGTTTGATCAAAGAAGATTTTACAAATGTTAAAGAAAATGACCCGGCATTGCACTCAACCTTCGAACTCTTTTTTAATTATCCGGGGCTCTGGGCCCTGCTCTTTCACAGGCTAGCACACTCTCTCTATCAAAAAGGTCTACGCTTTTTACCGCGATTCATCTCTGCTATCGGGCAGTTTCTTACCACGGTAGATATCCATCCCGCTGCACAAATTGGCCGCAGAGTATTCATCGACCACGGTGTAGGTGTCGTTATCGGTGAGACAGCTATCATTGGGGATGATGTAGTCATCTACCAACAGGTTACATTGGGGGGAGTAAGCCTCAATAAAGGAAAACGTCACCCGACAGTCGGGGACAACGTGGTTATAGGTGCAGGTGCAAAAGTACTTGGGAATATTACGATCGGTAATGGTGCAAAGATCGGTGCAAATTCCGTTGTTATCAAAAATGTTCCAGAAAAAGCTACTGCCGTAGGTATTCCTGCACGTGTACTGAAGTGTGAAACACCTGAAACAAAACTCAATCACAATGTTATCCCTGATGTCAATAAAGAGATCTTTGAATACCTGCTCAAGCGTATAGAGATTCTTGAAGATGCTATTGAGAGTGGTGAAAGCAAAGATATCAAACAAAAAGACCAAAAACTGGAAGTTGACTACGACAATTTCATACATAGTATGGATTGATCGTGGGCATATAAGAAACACTAAACTTTTACCTCCTTTTTACTCTGCATAATATCAAAACACTTTTACTCATATTTCGCTATAATTGTTGGATTTTTTAATTTTTATTATTTACAAGGGTTATAATGCTATCAGATCGCATACAATCACTATCACCATCATTGACAATTGCTATCTCTTCACTTGCTAGAGATCTTAAAGCAGAGGGAAAAGATGTCCTCTCATTTTCTGCAGGTGAACCGGACTTTGGTACACCGCAAAAGATCAAAGACGAGGCTATCAAGGCTATCAATGACGGCTTTACTCAATATACTGCAGTACCGGGTATCCCGGAACTACTTAAAGCAGTAGCAGGAAAACTAAAAAGAGAAAATGGTTTGGAGTATGCACCTTCTGACATCATTGTCAGTAATGGTGCGAAACAATCACTTTTCAATCTTTTTCAGGCTGTGATCAATCCGGGCGATGAAGTGATCATCCCTGCACCTTACTGGGTAACTTACCCTGAATTGGTTATCTATTCAGAAGGAAAACCTGTCATTATTGATACAGATGAGAAAAGCGGATTTAAGATCACAGCTGAACAACTCAAAAATGCGATCACTCCTAAAACAAAAATGATCGTACTGACCTCTCCTTCAAACCCTACTGGTTCAGTATATTCTAAAGAAGAGCTAGAGTCACTTGCAGAGGTATTGAAAGGTACGGATATCATCGTTGCTAGTGATGAGATGTATGAAAAACTGGTTTACGGTATCGACTTTGTAGCGACAGCAAGTATCTCTGAAGATATGTATCAAAGAACTGTAACGATCAACGGTCTAAGCAAATCTGTAGCAATGACAGGATGGCGTTTTGGATACCTTGCATCTCCAAATAAAGCTTTGATCGGGGCAATGAACAACCTCCAAAGCCAAAGTACATCTAACATCAACTCTATCACTCAAAAAGCTGCTGTGGTAGCACTGAATGGTGAAGTAGATGCAGAGATCGAAGAGATGAGACAGGCCTTTGAAGAAAGAGCGATTGAGGCAGTAAAACTCTTCAATGAGATCGATGGTCTAAGTGTACTTAAACCTGATGGTGCATTCTACCTCTTTGTAAACACGAAAGAGATCTCAAATGACTCTATCGAGTTCTGTAAAGAACTGCTTCAAAAGACTGGTGTAGCAGTAGTACCGGGGATCGGATTTGGTGCGGAGGGATACTTCAGATTCTCATTTGCAACAGATATCGAAACGATCCGTGAAGGTATCAGCCGTATCAAAAAGTTTGTAGAGAGCAAAAAAGCATAATCTCTGACAAATGTTTACATTCCCGACATCCAGTCGGGAACTTCAATTCCTTATTTCTAAATATCTCTATTTAAAAATCTATCTTTTTTTCTTTGTCATATTTTCCAAAGTAAACCAGATGATACCGACGATCGTGAAGAGTATCACCGGAGCGATCCATGGGTTTTTCTGTACATATCCAAAAAATGCAATGATCGATTCGCTGGCATAGTAGGCACTAAGACCGATAGTTGATACGAACACAATGGAAGCAAAGATATTAAAAAAGATAAACTTTTTAAAGTCATATTTTGCCAAGGCCATAGAGATCGGTACCAATGTCTTTACACCGTAAATGAACTTTTGGATGAAGACGGCCAAAATCCCATACTTTCGCATGATCAATGTAGCCAGTGCTACTTTACGCTTATGTTTTGCAAAATACGGTTGTATCTGTTTTTTCTGATATTTCCCAAGATAGAAAAGGAAGTTGTCTCCCATAAAGTTAGAGATCATCGCTATGACAAGTGCCGTAGTCAAATCCATATTGCCCATAAATGAAAAGACTCCTGCAGCCGCTACGATAAAAAGCGAACCGCCAAACGAAAAAAATGCTACTGCAAAGTATCCCCAAGTCTCCAAAGAAGAAAAATCCATCTAAAAACCTTATTATTTCTTTTGTCACATAGCATTGGGTGAGCAGTTACGTAAGCGTGCATATTTGAGAAGCAAACACGCTACAGTAACGTCTGCTCACTTGCGGAGTGACGCTTTTTTGCCTACTTTTTTCTAAAAAAAGTAGAGAGATACAATCAAAAATATACTGAAAGATCCGGATATACATGTACACCCTATATCTATTAAAAAAAAGGCAAAAAATTATAGTGATAGAAATCATATCTAAAATTGGTTAATGTTATAATCTCACCCATGATCGATACACTTATGAGCATTATCTTTGTCTATGTCTTTATCCTGTTGGGCTACATCGCCAAACGTATCTTCAAAGAGGATATGAACTCCAAGACGCTTACACTTTTTTCTGTCTATTTCTTGCAACCTTTTGTAACCGTTTGGGGGTTTAGTACGGCAAAGCTTGAACTTGCACATATCTATACACCGCTCGTCTATCTGGGGATTATATTTTTGCTACTGCTGCCGACGATCGCACTGGGGAAGATCATCTTTACAGACCCAAAAGAGCGTTCTATCTTCTCCATTGCAGGCTTTGTCGGAAATACGGGAAATATCGGTATCCCTCTAGGGATTGCCCTCTTTGGAGAAGCCAGCGTCATATACACAACACTGATTAACATTGCTAATGTCTTTGTGGTCTACATCATAGGGGTTTATATCTACTCTCGCGGATCGTTCAGTATCAAAGACTCGCTGTTGAATATCATCAAGATCCCTATCATTCCTGCCTCAGCTGTAGCGATCCTGATCAACATCTATGAGATTCCTCTGTCTCATCAGATCGTAGAGTTTTTCAAGATGGGAGCTTACGGCGGAATCGTACTGCAACTGTTTTTGCTTGGTACGTTTTTGCAAGGCATCAAATTCAATGACCTACGTCCGCTATTGATGTTCTCTACCCTTTCACAGAAATTTATACTCATACCGCTCTTTACTGCTACGATACTGAGTTTCACTTCACTGCCGCTGTTTGTTCAGGGTGTGATACTCATGGAGATGATGGTACCTCTGGCAGTCGCCAATATCAACCTGGCTTCACTTTATGACTGCCGTCCAAAAGACGTGACATCACTGATCATGATCAGTACTTTACTCTTCATTCCTATGCTTTTTGTACTCAGTTACATCGTAAATCACTTCTATTTGTGATAAAATTACATACTTATTATTAGGAGTTTCCATGTCTACAAATACCCTTATTATCGGTGCAGGTGGTGTCGGAAATGTCGTTGCGTTCAAATGTGCGATGAATGCTGAGACTTTCGGGAATATCACACTGGCAAGCCGTACAGTTAGTAAATGTGATGAGATCGCAGCTAACGTCAAAGAAAAAACAGGCGTACAAATCGCTACAGCACAGGTTGACGCAGACAGCGTACCGGAACTAGTTGATCTTATCATGAAGACAGATGCAGATATCGTGATCAACGTTGCTTTACCATACCAGGATCTAACCATCATGGATGCATGTACACAGTGCGGCGTCGACTATCTAGATACAGCAAACTACGAGCACCCGGATGAAGCGAAGTTCGAGTACAAAGAACAATGGGCAAGAAATGAGCAGTTTAAAAAAGCTGATATCATGGGACTGCTTGGAAGCGGATTTGACCCGGGTGCAACCAATGTATTCTGTGCTTACGCTCAAAAACATTATTTTGACGAGATCCATACGATCGATATCCTTGACTGTAACGCAGGTGATCACGGTTATCCGTTCGCTACCAACTTCAACCCTGAGATCAACCTTCGTGAAGTAAGTGCTAAGGGAAGATACTGGGAAGAAGGAAAATGGATCGAGACCGAGCCGATGGAGATCATGCAGGTATGGGATTATCCTGAAGTCGGACCAAAAGACAGCTACCTGCTCTACCATGAAGAGATGGAGTCACTGGTAAAACATATCAAAGGCTTAAAGCGTATCAGATTCTTTATGACATTTGGTGCAAGCTACCTTAAACATATGGAAGTACTTCAAAATGTCGGTATGCTCGGTATCGAACCTGTAGAGCACAAAGGACAGCAGATCATTCCTATCGAGTTCTTGAAGACTCTACTTCCTGATCCGGCAAGTCTCGGTCCGCGTACTAAAGGTAAGACCAATATCGGTATTTTTGCAAAAGGGATCAAAGACGGAAAACCTCAAACGATCTACATCTACCAGGTCAAAGACCATGAAGAGTGTTATGCTGAAGTAATGAGCCAAGGTGTAAGCTACACGACCGGTGTACCGGCTATGATCGGTGCGAAATTGATGCTTGAGGGTGTATGGCAGGGAACTGGTGTCTTCAACATGGAAGAGATGGACCCGGATCCGTTTATGGAAGAGATGATGACACAGGGACTTCCTTGGCAAGTCTTGGAACTAGGTGCACATGAAGACCTCAGGGTTGATGACTAATGTCTGAATCCAGTACCTTTTTGGGATTTCCCAAAGAGGGTATCAAGTTTCTTGAAAATATCATACAAAACAACTCCAAAGAGTGGCTTGATGCACACAAAGAGGAGTATGAACGCACTATCGTTACACCAAACAAGGCGTACGTAGAAGAGATGGGCGAGCACCTGCAGATACTGGTGCCCTCCATCCATGCCATTCCAAAGATCAACAAATCACTTTTCCGTATCTACCGCGACGCACGTTTTCACCTGGATGATCCGATCAAAGAGCGTATCGGGATCATCATGTGGCAAGGCGGCGGTCACCGTATGCAAAGCAGCAGCTTCTATATGCACTACGATTTTTATGAAGTATTTGTAGCAGCGGGGATACGAAACTTCAAACCGCCATTGCTTCAAACCTACCGCGAATATATCAAGAGTGATGCAAACCGAGAATCCCTACATACTATTCTGGAAGATCTCAAAGCCAAAGGCTACCAGATCCCTGAACCCGAATACAAACGGCTTCCCGCAGAGTTTGAGAGCGAGCTTTCTTTTGGCTACCTGACCAGATACCGCTCGATGTATGCCTATACGACATTTAAACCCGACAAAACCTTTCATTCCGAGAAGATCATAGACAAAAACTTCAAGATCTATGAAGATCTACTTCCTCTTCAGCAATGGGTCTATGAGCTGACACTCTATGACTCTAAAACGTGAGTGCGATCATACTCATAAACCTACCGCTGCACCCCTGCTCTTTTCTATAAGAGAAATACTTCTCAACCTCACATGAGGTACACTGACCGCTCATTTCGATATGCTCAGCTATTAACCCCGCATCCAGAAGCTGTTTTTGATTGATCAGTGGCAGATCAAGCATATACTTCTCCCCTACCTTATCAAAGGCCTCGGTATCCATAAAGTGCTGTGCAACATCCTCCCCGACTTCATAACAGCATCTTCCGATAGAGGGTGCGATAAAAGCGATGATATCCTCGGGGTCTGAACCGAAAACTTCGATCATCTTCCCTACGGTTTTCCCTGTGATATCTGCCTTGGTGCCTTTCCATCCTGCATGGACCGCAGCGACGATCTCCTTTTTGCTGTCAAATAGAAGCACAGGCACACAATCAGCGGTCAGGATGGTCAGCACGACTCCCTTTTGATCGGTGATCAGTGCATCACAGTTCTCTATGGCATCTTCGATAGTGTGCCACCCTTTACTCTCCCTGCTCTCGATGACCGTGATATTGTCACTGTGGGTTTGGTTGGCTACGATAAAATGGGCATCTATATCTGCTCCCAGCCTTTGTGCCATTTCAAGTCTGTTCGAGATGATCTCATTTGCTGCTTCACCAGTATGCAGTGCAAGGGAGCCGTGATAGGTAAGCTTGCTGTCCTTGGTTGTTACGGCATGTAAACATTGTTCAAATTTTCCCAATAACTTGGAGCAGTAAAATTCAGCCATCCCTTACCTCTAACTTTTTTTGTTATAATACCCAAAAAATGAAGGCGCAGGATGGAGCATTGGTTTGATTTTGACAAACGTATCTTTAAGCACTTCAACTATCTTTTAGTACTCCAGCTGATTCCTCTTCTAGTCATCTCCTCCTATCTGGTCAATGAGATCAACCCTTATCTTTTTACCAAGCAGATGGTCTATTATGTCATTGCAGGGATCGCATTTTTAGTCTCTGCCTTTTTCCCGTGGCGTCAGATACTGTGGTGGTTTGTCCCCCTCTTTTATATCGGGAACCTTGGTTTGCTTGTTGCGGTGGAGTTCGTAGGAAAGTCCATCCTCGGTGCACAGCGTTGGATACAACTGCCGGGGATCGGTGTCACGATACAGCCTTCGGAGTTCATGAAAGTAGCGGTCATCATGACGCTTGCCTACCTTATCCACAAAACCCCTCCGCCGGAAAAAGGATACGGTCTTTGGAAGTTTATCGTGCTCTCTATCGTGATCATCATCCCTTTTGTACTGATTGCCAAAGAGCCTGACCTTGGTACTGCCCTTGTACTGCTGATCACCGGTTATGGTGTGCTCTTTGTCGTGGGGATCAACTGGAAGATATGGTTCACGATCTTCGTGATCGCAGGGTTCAGTGCACCTGTGGTCTATGAATATGGACTCAAAGACTATCAGAAGAAGCGTATCGAAGATGCGCTCAACAAACCAAGCTACCAGGTTAGACAGGCTCTCATCGCGATCGGTTCAGGCGGGATCGAAGGCAAACCTAAAGATGAAGCGACACAGACCCAGCTTGATTTTCTGCCTGTTGCATCTACAGACTTTATCTTTGCATACCTGGGAGAGAGATTTGGTTTTAAAGGGATGATGGGGGTGATCGGTCTGTATATCCTGCTGATCTTCAACCTCCTCTATATCTCGGCTAAATACGCCAAGGATTATCTCATCAAAACCTTTGCTTCGGGACTGGCATTTTTGTTTTTTGTCTACATGGGAGTGAACGTCTATATGATCATCGGACTTGCCCCTGTAGTGGGACTTCCGCTCCCTATGTTCAGTCACGGAGGGACCTCATTTATCATTTTTGCAGTAATTTTCGGAATCCTCCAAAACTTAATTGCATTTAAAGACTTTAGTCGATATAATTCTGACTCGAAAATCACATTGCAACGCAAAGATAGTCGATAACCAAGGGTCTTTAGCTCAGTTGGTTAGAGCACTCGGCTCATAACCGAGTGGTCCGGGGTTCGAGCCCCCGAGGACCCACCACCAATAATCCCCCTAAATTACATCATTTAACGACATTTTAAATAAATCTATATCGTTTAAGTTTTCATTAGGTCCCATGATAGGTCCCATTTATTTAATAAAACTGTAACTTCAAATCGATACTATTTGGTGTACACTATTCCTCATTATTTAGAAGGTTCATACTCGATAAGTTTATCTTTAATAAAGTTCAACTTATCATCAAAATAACCATACCCTCGAATTTCTCCAAATCCAAGAAAATAGCCTCTATCAAACAATTTTTCCTTCTATTTGCTATATTTCTATAACATTTTCTTCTCCAAACCATTCTTTAGCTTTTTCTATAACTGCTTCAGATGGTTCATGATAAAAGACAACTAGATTTTCTTTTGTTCTTGTACAACAAACATAGAATAGTTTTTGTGTTCTTTTTAGAACACTTTCACTTCCATTTTCTAAAAATAGATTTTCAAAATTATATTGCGTCCAATCCCCATTATCTAAAATAACAAGGACATTATCAAATTCATCACCTTTGGTTTTATGTTGGGTTGTAAATGGAGTTCTACCTTCTAAATATTCAAACAACTTTTGAAATTCACTAAATTTAACTTTTTTTACTCTATTATAAACATATTCTTTTTCTCTGATAAATCTTTCCAATTTATCATCTGTCACACAAATACCATCTCTATCTGCTTCATTTATTACTTCTTCAATGGTCTTATCTTCAACATTAATCAAGCTTTCAATTTTGTTCTTTAAATCTATTTTGTCTTGAACTCTATTAATCTTATAGTCTGTAACTGCTAAAAACTCATTAAACTTTCCAGATTGATATAATGAAATAGCTTGTTGAATTTTAAAAAGATGTTTTATTAAATTATCTCTTTTTGAACCTTTTTTACTTTCTTCATCTTCTGTTTGTTTTTTATCATCAATAAGTTGATCTTTATCTAAATATATCTTTCTTACTTCAACAAAAGGTACATCTTTCAACTGATCATATAATTCTCTGTCTGCTTGATTTGCTAATATAATATCTTTTTTCAATTGCCTTTGTCTGTTTTTCAATTGAAATATATCAACTACTGTATCAAAGCTAGCATTTTCATCAAATATTATTTCAGGTCTACCATATTTTTTATCATCTTTAATTTTTTGAGTAATCGCACTTTTCAAGCTTATTATTGGATCTTTATCATATATTGCCATCAAGTTTTGAAAACCTGCTTTTTCTGCAATCAAATTATGTGTTAAATTCAACTCCTTTAATCTTTTATTATCATTAAAATCCCATCCAAAGTTTTCTGTAAGATAATCTCTTAATAAATCTAAATCTGGATTTGTAGAATAAATAAATTTGATTGTCCCTTCTTTTACAGTTCCATCGTCCTGCATATTTGGTGCTTTAGTATCATCTGATGGCTCTTGTACTATTCCATCTGTTCTAAGCCTATTAGCTAATTCAATAACAAGTCTTGGGCTTCTTCTATTTTGTTCTTTTTTTACTTCTTTTATCAAACCTTCTTCAATATAATCATTAATTTCATCAACTCCACTTGAATAGATTGATTGCATTGCATCACCAAAAAAACCTATAGTATTCTTTCTTTGACTTTGTCTAATATGTCTAAGCAAAATATCTACCACTTCTTTATGTGTATCTTGATACTCATCGACAAAAATAAATCTATATTTATCTTTTAATATATCGCATAATTTTATATATGTTCTAAACATATACTCTGACAACCAAATAACTTCATCATGCGAAATAATTCCATTGTTTATTTTTAGATATTCCTTGTATTCAATTTCTTTAATTGCATCAAAAAAATTATCAGGTACAGGATCACCGTCATTATCAATTTTTATTTTAGAATCAGGATCATTAGCAAGTGCTATTAATGA
This is a stretch of genomic DNA from Sulfurovum zhangzhouensis. It encodes these proteins:
- a CDS encoding TIGR02453 family protein; the encoded protein is MSESSTFLGFPKEGIKFLENIIQNNSKEWLDAHKEEYERTIVTPNKAYVEEMGEHLQILVPSIHAIPKINKSLFRIYRDARFHLDDPIKERIGIIMWQGGGHRMQSSSFYMHYDFYEVFVAAGIRNFKPPLLQTYREYIKSDANRESLHTILEDLKAKGYQIPEPEYKRLPAEFESELSFGYLTRYRSMYAYTTFKPDKTFHSEKIIDKNFKIYEDLLPLQQWVYELTLYDSKT
- a CDS encoding pyridoxal phosphate-dependent aminotransferase, with the translated sequence MLSDRIQSLSPSLTIAISSLARDLKAEGKDVLSFSAGEPDFGTPQKIKDEAIKAINDGFTQYTAVPGIPELLKAVAGKLKRENGLEYAPSDIIVSNGAKQSLFNLFQAVINPGDEVIIPAPYWVTYPELVIYSEGKPVIIDTDEKSGFKITAEQLKNAITPKTKMIVLTSPSNPTGSVYSKEELESLAEVLKGTDIIVASDEMYEKLVYGIDFVATASISEDMYQRTVTINGLSKSVAMTGWRFGYLASPNKALIGAMNNLQSQSTSNINSITQKAAVVALNGEVDAEIEEMRQAFEERAIEAVKLFNEIDGLSVLKPDGAFYLFVNTKEISNDSIEFCKELLQKTGVAVVPGIGFGAEGYFRFSFATDIETIREGISRIKKFVESKKA
- the speA gene encoding biosynthetic arginine decarboxylase, translating into MKDFGLDVWSDNNFIIKHDTININYGLEPSLYEITQQIRNQGYKGPLLLRFPHIIKKQISTLFETFNAARETFDYQGTFNAVFPLKVNQFPNFVHALMDVSKEYNYGLEAGSKAELVIAMSKTPLGAPITINGFKDKEMISMCFIAAKMGHNITITIEGLDELESIIQVNQEFNEESDTPILPKIGVRIRLHSSGIGIWAKSGGYNSKFGLTSTELIEAYELLKKHNLLEHLGMIHFHIGSQMGDIAPLKKALREAGNIYAELKKRGANNLSAINIGGGLAVEYSQHAHDKERNYSLSEFANDVIYLMQEIAKNKNVPQPDIFTESGRYIAASHSVLVAPVLELFSQEYHEKCLRLKSENPPLIEELNDLYNTMSRTNAREYLHDALDHMESLLTLFDLGYIDLEDRSNTETFVNLIVKKAIALLRSENTDELKQLQDRVQEKYLVNFSIFQSLPDFWGLEQEFPIMPLTHLNKIPTNPASIWDITCDSDGEIEFNRDYPLYLHDIDLDKEEYFLGFFLTGAYQEVLGMQHNLFTHPTECIINFDETGNYKIDGLIEAQNLMDVLDDMDYDTSLIDKTLKQHIELSERLTAEEKRELLGKLYLHLSENSYLKTIQAIDELI
- the pgeF gene encoding peptidoglycan editing factor PgeF gives rise to the protein MAEFYCSKLLGKFEQCLHAVTTKDSKLTYHGSLALHTGEAANEIISNRLEMAQRLGADIDAHFIVANQTHSDNITVIESRESKGWHTIEDAIENCDALITDQKGVVLTILTADCVPVLLFDSKKEIVAAVHAGWKGTKADITGKTVGKMIEVFGSDPEDIIAFIAPSIGRCCYEVGEDVAQHFMDTEAFDKVGEKYMLDLPLINQKQLLDAGLIAEHIEMSGQCTSCEVEKYFSYRKEQGCSGRFMSMIALTF
- a CDS encoding DedA family protein translates to MDFSSLETWGYFAVAFFSFGGSLFIVAAAGVFSFMGNMDLTTALVIAMISNFMGDNFLFYLGKYQKKQIQPYFAKHKRKVALATLIMRKYGILAVFIQKFIYGVKTLVPISMALAKYDFKKFIFFNIFASIVFVSTIGLSAYYASESIIAFFGYVQKNPWIAPVILFTIVGIIWFTLENMTKKKR
- a CDS encoding FtsW/RodA/SpoVE family cell cycle protein, which gives rise to MEHWFDFDKRIFKHFNYLLVLQLIPLLVISSYLVNEINPYLFTKQMVYYVIAGIAFLVSAFFPWRQILWWFVPLFYIGNLGLLVAVEFVGKSILGAQRWIQLPGIGVTIQPSEFMKVAVIMTLAYLIHKTPPPEKGYGLWKFIVLSIVIIIPFVLIAKEPDLGTALVLLITGYGVLFVVGINWKIWFTIFVIAGFSAPVVYEYGLKDYQKKRIEDALNKPSYQVRQALIAIGSGGIEGKPKDEATQTQLDFLPVASTDFIFAYLGERFGFKGMMGVIGLYILLIFNLLYISAKYAKDYLIKTFASGLAFLFFVYMGVNVYMIIGLAPVVGLPLPMFSHGGTSFIIFAVIFGILQNLIAFKDFSRYNSDSKITLQRKDSR
- a CDS encoding saccharopine dehydrogenase family protein, translating into MSTNTLIIGAGGVGNVVAFKCAMNAETFGNITLASRTVSKCDEIAANVKEKTGVQIATAQVDADSVPELVDLIMKTDADIVINVALPYQDLTIMDACTQCGVDYLDTANYEHPDEAKFEYKEQWARNEQFKKADIMGLLGSGFDPGATNVFCAYAQKHYFDEIHTIDILDCNAGDHGYPFATNFNPEINLREVSAKGRYWEEGKWIETEPMEIMQVWDYPEVGPKDSYLLYHEEMESLVKHIKGLKRIRFFMTFGASYLKHMEVLQNVGMLGIEPVEHKGQQIIPIEFLKTLLPDPASLGPRTKGKTNIGIFAKGIKDGKPQTIYIYQVKDHEECYAEVMSQGVSYTTGVPAMIGAKLMLEGVWQGTGVFNMEEMDPDPFMEEMMTQGLPWQVLELGAHEDLRVDD
- the cysE gene encoding serine O-acetyltransferase — encoded protein: MNPFSLIKEDFTNVKENDPALHSTFELFFNYPGLWALLFHRLAHSLYQKGLRFLPRFISAIGQFLTTVDIHPAAQIGRRVFIDHGVGVVIGETAIIGDDVVIYQQVTLGGVSLNKGKRHPTVGDNVVIGAGAKVLGNITIGNGAKIGANSVVIKNVPEKATAVGIPARVLKCETPETKLNHNVIPDVNKEIFEYLLKRIEILEDAIESGESKDIKQKDQKLEVDYDNFIHSMD
- a CDS encoding AEC family transporter, whose translation is MIDTLMSIIFVYVFILLGYIAKRIFKEDMNSKTLTLFSVYFLQPFVTVWGFSTAKLELAHIYTPLVYLGIIFLLLLPTIALGKIIFTDPKERSIFSIAGFVGNTGNIGIPLGIALFGEASVIYTTLINIANVFVVYIIGVYIYSRGSFSIKDSLLNIIKIPIIPASAVAILINIYEIPLSHQIVEFFKMGAYGGIVLQLFLLGTFLQGIKFNDLRPLLMFSTLSQKFILIPLFTATILSFTSLPLFVQGVILMEMMVPLAVANINLASLYDCRPKDVTSLIMISTLLFIPMLFVLSYIVNHFYL